In a genomic window of Limimonas halophila:
- a CDS encoding portal protein: MSELDPQTVLTRFQRAKERRGAWESHWQDCVDHTLPQRAAGVGMAEPGGQRHERLFDATAGDAAEQLAASLLAELTPPWSRWFGLTPGAALDAADREALTPRLATAETVVQGHLDRSNLATELHQCYLDLVTVGTACLLFEEAPVGARSAFRFTAVPMREAVLDEGPHGQLDVVFRATSMTPDQLAARYGADALPPTLAEAAEGRGDDTRHSVVEAVIPDGHAYSYMAVLDRAMDGGEPIQLASGRFAQSPFIAFRWMKAPGETYGRSPVMRALPDIKTANKVVELTLKNASIAVSGIWQADDDGVLNPASIQLAPGTIIPKAMGSNGLQPLQTPGSFDVSDLVLSDLRQRIRSAMLVDQLGAGSRTDVTATEVLERSAEVTRVLGATYGRLQAELLTPLIQRALAVLARRGEVEPFSLDGRFVELQHRSPLAQVQARKDVANTVAWIERVAQVGQAGLDAVDIPETARWLGRTLGVPDELMRSDAAITERRVQRQQQAEADAPRERPAASEAAQGTATSPTGRVADG; this comes from the coding sequence GTGAGCGAGCTCGATCCGCAAACCGTCCTGACCCGCTTCCAGCGCGCCAAGGAGCGCCGCGGCGCCTGGGAATCGCACTGGCAGGACTGCGTCGACCACACCCTGCCGCAGCGCGCGGCGGGCGTGGGCATGGCCGAGCCGGGCGGCCAGCGCCACGAGCGCCTGTTCGACGCCACGGCCGGCGACGCCGCCGAGCAGCTCGCCGCCAGCCTGCTGGCGGAGCTGACGCCACCGTGGTCGCGCTGGTTCGGGCTCACGCCCGGCGCGGCGCTGGACGCGGCCGACCGCGAGGCGCTCACCCCGCGCCTCGCCACGGCGGAGACGGTGGTGCAGGGCCACCTCGACCGCTCCAACCTCGCGACCGAGCTGCACCAGTGCTACCTGGACCTCGTCACCGTGGGCACCGCCTGCCTGCTGTTCGAGGAGGCGCCGGTGGGCGCGCGCAGCGCGTTCCGCTTCACCGCCGTGCCAATGCGCGAGGCGGTGCTGGACGAGGGCCCGCACGGCCAGCTCGACGTCGTCTTCCGCGCCACCAGCATGACGCCGGACCAGCTCGCCGCCCGCTACGGCGCGGACGCGCTGCCGCCGACGCTGGCGGAGGCCGCCGAGGGCCGCGGCGACGACACGCGCCACAGCGTCGTCGAGGCGGTGATCCCTGACGGCCACGCCTACAGCTACATGGCCGTGCTCGACCGCGCGATGGACGGCGGCGAGCCGATCCAGCTCGCCTCGGGGCGCTTCGCGCAATCGCCCTTCATCGCCTTCCGCTGGATGAAGGCGCCGGGCGAGACCTACGGCCGCTCGCCGGTGATGCGGGCGCTGCCCGACATCAAGACCGCCAACAAGGTCGTGGAGCTGACGCTCAAGAACGCCTCCATCGCCGTCAGCGGCATCTGGCAGGCGGACGACGACGGCGTGCTCAACCCCGCCTCGATCCAGCTCGCGCCCGGGACGATCATCCCCAAGGCGATGGGCTCCAACGGCCTCCAGCCCTTGCAAACGCCGGGCAGCTTCGACGTCTCCGACCTCGTGCTCAGCGACCTGCGCCAGCGCATCCGCTCGGCGATGCTGGTGGACCAGCTGGGCGCGGGCAGCCGCACGGACGTGACGGCGACCGAGGTGCTGGAGCGCTCGGCGGAAGTGACGCGCGTGCTCGGCGCCACCTACGGCCGCCTGCAGGCGGAGCTGCTGACCCCACTGATCCAGCGGGCGCTGGCCGTCCTGGCGCGGCGCGGGGAGGTCGAGCCGTTCAGCCTCGACGGCCGCTTCGTCGAGCTGCAGCACCGCTCGCCCCTGGCGCAGGTGCAGGCGCGCAAGGACGTCGCCAACACCGTCGCCTGGATCGAGCGCGTGGCGCAGGTCGGCCAGGCCGGGCTGGACGCCGTCGACATCCCCGAAACCGCGCGCTGGCTGGGGCGCACGCTGGGCGTGCCCGATGAGCTGATGCGCTCGGATGCCGCGATCACTGAGCGGCGCGTCCAGCGCCAGCAGCAGGCCGAAGCCGACGCCCCGCGCGAGCGCCCGGCCGCGTCCGAGGCGGCGCAAGGGACCGCGACCTCGCCCACGGGGCGCGTGGCCGATGGCTGA